Below is a window of Ananas comosus cultivar F153 linkage group 9, ASM154086v1, whole genome shotgun sequence DNA.
TAGACCAATATGGCAACAATGATCACCGCACACTGGCAGCTTATAATTCAATAGAGAAGGCTCTTCTGCACATGAACATTGCTGACTATTTTCACCACTAATGTGGATCAACACGAAgcataatttgaaaaatagaaatatGACTTGTCTCTGTAGGTGTTGCGTACATGGAATTTGCAAATTAACTGCATCAGAAAAGCTAGACCAAAATGGAGATTCTTCCAGAGAGATTTCGCATTCAACATCGGAATGTGAGACAGATTTGTATAGAAGATCTTGAAAATGTTGTTTGAGTAATTGTAGCCATAAAGCAAGCTGAGATGATTGCCACTGCATGAGGAAGCTAAGCCTAATCATAAGCATCTGCAGAAAACACAAATCACTGTCCAATCAGGTTTGTGCAATCTTACAGTACACTAGTATAATAAAGGTTAATGCCATTAAGTTTCAAGACTTAATAGTTCCACGTAACAAGTCATTAACTTTTTAAGTGAAAATTAGAAATTACATGATAGTAACAAATGCTTGCATGACGTTAAGAAACAGCTTGTCTTTCAGAATAAGGATTACCAGCATTTTATGTCTGAGATATTGAGAAATGAGTTTGTTATCAGCTTCCAGCTGATTGCAGAAGTAAGACAAAAGCTTGGGAACAAGATCGCATAGTTTGCAAAACAAATCTTGCCTTTCCAGTAAATCATTTTCCACACCTTCTAAATCATTTTGCCCAACTAGGGAGCAGAACAGCTGAAGTAGAGTCCCAGGAAGGATAGCTTCCAACCCTGACAAGCCATTATTTTTCTCACCAACATTAATCTTGCTTAAACAATCCCATGGCATATTTTGAACGAAAGGTGTTGCAAGGTCTATGTACTTTTCTAAAAGCTCATTGTTATCAAGTTTAAGAAACTTCAGAATGTTACGAAGAAGTCGCAAGAGTCCAGCAACCATTTGCCAGCTCAAGTTTGCTCTTCTTAACTGCAAAAGTGCAATGAAGCTTCTCGAGTCGGTACTCAAATTCTCAATTTCATATAACTTATCAGTTGCTGTACACGATGATGAGTTACGACAAATATTTGATATTGCTGTCTCTAGGGTGATCCATATAAATTGAACAAACATAATCCAAATGCTTCCCTGAAACAAGGATCACCCAAAAGAAATAAACTGTTAGAATATCAATTTATAAACTATAGGCACCTAATAATACTGAATAATCAGATAAGAAACTACATACGAAACT
It encodes the following:
- the LOC109715072 gene encoding uncharacterized protein LOC109715072 isoform X4, with amino-acid sequence MFVQFIWITLETAISNICRNSSSCTATDKLYEIENLSTDSRSFIALLQLRRANLSWQMVAGLLRLLRNILKFLKLDNNELLEKYIDLATPFVQNMPWDCLSKINVGEKNNGLSGLEAILPGTLLQLFCSLVGQNDLEGVENDLLERQDLFCKLCDLVPKLLSYFCNQLEADNKLISQYLRHKMLMLMIRLSFLMQWQSSQLALWLQLLKQHFQDLLYKSVSHSDVECEISLEESPFWSSFSDAVNLQIPCTQHLQRQVIFLFFKLCFVLIHISGENSQQCSCAEEPSLLNYKLPVCGDHCCHIGLLEISEWLQRCGHIEMFDRVYLLKSSTSFALSFLQLYMEEDDMLFDMLLQLLDVPFIALQGESDEKELSPAETIRCAFSSIFNPVHLFHLLLLLCIEKKKMQCITGSTTILMESLHYDHLVLVDYLISKDIGVNCVQYLLRCLRVIFQSWQIFVDYTIPKNLINESYHKRQRISTDEDNLRGEEQPSSSVSFVTDEYIPRKHKSRSLSNSVNLHPFGNAKECILSLKKTLEDLHRKDLFPYNPKPLLRSFSRFQAFCKQQEITSRK